From a single Okeanomitos corallinicola TIOX110 genomic region:
- the lysA gene encoding diaminopimelate decarboxylase: MVTTHLVGVQPSGNQYLSTSSGDTTVSPNQELLPLTARVNRQDFLEIGGCDVKTLVQQFGSPLYILDEVTLRAACQQYRDTFKQYYKGESQVLYASKAWNCLAVCAIVASEGLGIDVVSGGELYTAIQAGMNPEKIYLHGNNKSRHELIFAIESGCTIVVDNWYELKTLVELASTDSSTRIMLRLTPGIECHTHEYIRTGHLDSKFGFDPNDLDEVFAYVSKQPSLNCVGVHAHIGSQIFERQPHRDLGAVMVQWLRDAKKYNLELTELNVGGGLGIKYTESDDPPSIEEWSKAICEVVQAACAAENLPLPKLLCEPGRSLIATACVTAYTIGSAKTIPDIRTYVTIDGGMSDNPRPITYQSVYRAVVANKMSVPLTQTVTLAGKHCESGDILIKNAQLPKTEPGDILVVMATGAYNYSMASNYNRLPRPAAVLVANGEANLILQRETYEDIIRQDCLPERLK, translated from the coding sequence ATGGTAACGACTCACCTGGTCGGGGTTCAACCTTCTGGCAATCAATATTTATCTACAAGCAGTGGTGATACAACTGTTTCTCCTAATCAAGAATTATTACCTTTGACTGCCAGAGTTAATCGCCAAGATTTTCTGGAAATTGGTGGGTGTGATGTCAAAACCCTAGTCCAGCAGTTTGGTTCACCCCTCTACATTTTAGATGAAGTAACCTTGCGGGCCGCTTGCCAACAGTACCGCGATACATTCAAACAATACTATAAAGGTGAATCTCAAGTATTGTACGCTTCCAAAGCCTGGAACTGTTTAGCAGTTTGTGCCATTGTTGCCTCAGAAGGTTTAGGAATAGATGTAGTATCTGGGGGAGAGCTTTATACCGCTATTCAAGCGGGGATGAATCCCGAAAAAATCTATCTACATGGAAACAATAAATCTCGTCATGAGCTAATTTTTGCGATCGAATCTGGTTGTACCATTGTTGTAGATAACTGGTATGAATTAAAAACTTTGGTGGAACTGGCAAGTACAGATTCATCAACCCGCATTATGCTGCGGTTAACTCCAGGTATTGAATGCCATACCCATGAATATATTCGGACTGGACACTTAGATAGTAAATTTGGTTTTGATCCCAATGATTTAGATGAAGTGTTTGCTTATGTGAGTAAACAACCAAGTTTAAACTGTGTGGGTGTACACGCTCATATTGGCTCACAAATTTTTGAGCGCCAACCCCATCGAGATTTGGGTGCTGTAATGGTACAGTGGTTGCGAGATGCGAAAAAGTATAACTTAGAATTGACAGAGTTAAATGTTGGTGGTGGATTAGGAATTAAATATACAGAATCAGATGATCCCCCAAGCATTGAAGAATGGTCAAAGGCGATTTGTGAAGTAGTACAAGCAGCTTGTGCAGCGGAAAACTTGCCCTTACCCAAACTTTTGTGTGAACCAGGGCGATCGCTAATTGCCACAGCTTGCGTTACCGCTTACACTATTGGTTCAGCTAAAACCATTCCTGATATTCGTACCTATGTCACAATTGACGGGGGAATGTCTGATAATCCTCGCCCCATTACTTATCAATCAGTTTATCGAGCGGTAGTTGCTAACAAAATGTCTGTTCCTTTGACACAAACAGTCACATTAGCAGGTAAACATTGTGAATCAGGAGATATTCTGATTAAAAATGCCCAACTGCCCAAAACTGAACCAGGGGATATTCTCGTAGTTATGGCAACTGGTGCATACAATTACAGTATGGCATCTAACTACAACCGTTTACCCCGACCAGCAGCTGTTTTAGTGGCCAATGGGGAAGCAAATTTAATTTTGCAGCGGGAAACTTATGAAGACATAATTCGACAAGATTGCCTACCAGAAAGACTAAAATAG
- the rimI gene encoding ribosomal protein S18-alanine N-acetyltransferase, translating to MVKLTALQIQSLNLEHLSSLLELDQVCFDGLWTMDGYRRELESPNSHFLGIFPPFSSELLGMGCFWSILEEAHITILAVHPQYQHQGLGQALLYSLLKAASDLGLERATLEVRVSNQAAISLYQKFGFKTAGKRPRYYKDNHEDALILWLSDLQYPNFEQTVNDWYKMVSDRLAKSAWTLSLDETLDCK from the coding sequence ATTGTGAAATTAACAGCTTTACAAATTCAATCCCTCAACTTAGAGCATTTAAGTAGTCTACTAGAACTTGATCAGGTATGTTTTGATGGTTTATGGACTATGGATGGCTACCGTCGGGAGTTGGAAAGTCCTAATAGCCATTTTTTGGGAATATTTCCGCCTTTTTCGAGTGAATTATTGGGAATGGGTTGTTTTTGGTCAATTTTAGAGGAAGCACATATTACTATTTTGGCGGTTCATCCTCAATATCAACATCAAGGTTTGGGACAGGCTTTGTTGTATTCTCTGTTGAAGGCGGCTAGTGATCTTGGTTTGGAACGAGCAACTTTAGAAGTTCGAGTTTCTAACCAGGCTGCAATTTCTCTATATCAAAAGTTTGGCTTTAAAACTGCTGGTAAACGCCCCCGCTACTACAAAGATAATCATGAAGATGCTTTGATTTTGTGGCTTTCTGATTTGCAGTATCCCAATTTTGAGCAAACTGTTAATGATTGGTATAAAATGGTTAGCGATCGCCTGGCTAAATCTGCTTGGACTTTATCCTTGGATGAGACATTAGATTGCAAATAA
- a CDS encoding ATP-dependent Clp protease ATP-binding subunit yields the protein MFERFTEKAIKVIMLAQEEARRLGHNFVGTEQILLGLIGEGTGVAAKVLKSMGVNLKDARIEVEKIIGRGSGFVAVEIPFTPRAKRVLELSLEEARQLGHNYIGTEHLLLGLIREGEGVAARVLENLGVDLSKVRTQVIRMLGETAEVTPGGPSGRTKTPTLDEFGSNLTQMAVDNKLDPVVGRAKEIERVIQILGRRTKNNPVLIGEPGVGKTAIAEGLASRIANKDVPDILEDKRVVTLDIGLLVAGTKYRGEFEERLKKIMDEIRSAGNVILVIDEVHTLIGAGAAEGAIDAANILKPALARGELQCIGATTLDEYRKHIERDAALERRFQPVMVGEPSVDETIEILYGLRERYEAHHKLKISDEALVAAAKLSDRYISDRYLPDKAIDLVDEAGSRVRLINSQLPPAAKELDKELRQILKEKDDAVRSQDFDRAGELRDREMEIKAEIRTIAQTKANAAGGDGLEPVVSEEDIAHIVASWTGVPVNKLTESESEKLLHMEDTLHQRLIGQDDAVKAVSRAIRRARVGLKNPNRPIASFVFSGPTGVGKTELAKSLASYFFGSEEAMIRLDMSEYMERHTVSKLIGSPPGYVGYNEGGQLTEAVRRRPYTVVLFDEIEKAHPDVFNMLLQILEDGRLTDAKGRTVDFKNTLLILTSNIGSKVIEKGGSGIGFEFAEDQTESQYNRIRSLVNEELKQYFRPEFLNRLDEIIVFRQLNKAEVTEIAEIMLKEVFGRLTEKGISLEVSDRFKDRLIEEGYSPSYGARPLRRAIMRLLEDSLAEEILSGRIKDGDVAFVDVDENGVVKVTAQERRELLTPVVES from the coding sequence ATGTTTGAACGCTTCACAGAAAAAGCCATTAAGGTAATCATGCTGGCCCAAGAAGAGGCCCGCCGTTTAGGTCACAACTTTGTTGGAACTGAGCAGATCCTCCTGGGTCTGATTGGGGAAGGCACAGGGGTGGCAGCCAAGGTGTTAAAGTCAATGGGTGTCAATCTCAAAGATGCCCGTATTGAAGTTGAAAAAATTATAGGTCGAGGTTCCGGCTTTGTGGCGGTGGAAATTCCGTTCACGCCACGAGCCAAGCGAGTTTTAGAACTATCCTTGGAAGAAGCACGCCAACTAGGGCATAACTACATTGGCACTGAGCATCTCCTGTTGGGTCTCATCCGTGAAGGGGAAGGCGTAGCAGCCAGGGTGCTAGAGAACCTGGGTGTGGATTTGTCTAAGGTTAGAACTCAAGTGATTCGGATGTTGGGAGAAACGGCGGAAGTAACGCCGGGTGGCCCCTCTGGTCGCACAAAAACCCCAACGTTGGATGAATTTGGCTCTAATTTGACCCAAATGGCCGTTGATAACAAGCTTGATCCTGTGGTGGGACGCGCCAAGGAAATCGAGCGTGTGATTCAAATTTTGGGTCGCCGGACAAAAAACAATCCAGTGCTGATTGGTGAACCTGGGGTTGGTAAAACAGCCATTGCGGAAGGTTTAGCCAGCCGTATCGCTAATAAGGATGTTCCTGACATCTTAGAAGATAAGCGTGTTGTCACTCTCGATATTGGTTTACTGGTAGCAGGAACTAAATACCGGGGTGAATTTGAAGAACGCCTAAAGAAAATCATGGATGAAATCCGCTCGGCGGGTAATGTCATCCTGGTAATTGACGAGGTTCATACCCTCATTGGTGCAGGTGCGGCTGAAGGAGCGATTGATGCAGCAAATATCCTCAAGCCAGCTTTGGCACGGGGTGAATTGCAATGTATTGGTGCGACAACTTTGGATGAGTACCGCAAGCACATTGAACGGGATGCAGCGTTGGAAAGACGCTTCCAGCCTGTAATGGTGGGTGAGCCTTCCGTTGATGAAACAATTGAAATTTTATATGGTTTGCGCGAACGCTACGAAGCACATCATAAGTTAAAAATTTCTGATGAGGCTTTGGTGGCGGCGGCGAAGTTGTCTGATCGATATATTAGCGATCGCTACCTCCCAGATAAAGCCATTGACTTGGTTGATGAAGCCGGTTCTCGCGTCCGCTTGATCAACTCCCAACTACCCCCAGCAGCTAAGGAATTAGATAAGGAACTACGGCAAATCTTAAAAGAAAAAGATGATGCTGTCCGTTCTCAGGACTTTGACCGCGCTGGTGAACTGCGTGATCGAGAAATGGAAATCAAAGCGGAAATCCGCACCATTGCTCAAACTAAAGCTAATGCAGCAGGTGGTGATGGTCTAGAACCCGTAGTATCTGAGGAAGACATCGCTCACATTGTTGCTTCTTGGACTGGTGTCCCAGTGAATAAACTCACTGAGTCTGAATCTGAGAAGTTGCTGCACATGGAAGATACCTTACATCAGCGTCTCATCGGTCAAGATGATGCTGTTAAGGCTGTTTCCCGTGCGATTCGTCGCGCTCGTGTGGGTCTGAAAAATCCTAACCGTCCCATTGCCAGTTTTGTCTTCTCTGGTCCGACTGGGGTAGGTAAAACTGAGTTGGCTAAGTCCTTAGCTTCTTACTTCTTCGGTTCTGAAGAAGCAATGATCCGCTTGGATATGTCCGAGTACATGGAGCGTCACACCGTCAGTAAGTTGATTGGTTCTCCTCCAGGTTACGTCGGTTACAACGAAGGTGGTCAGTTAACTGAAGCTGTACGCCGTCGTCCTTACACTGTGGTGCTGTTTGACGAAATCGAAAAAGCACACCCCGATGTTTTCAATATGCTGTTGCAGATTTTAGAAGATGGTCGTTTGACTGATGCTAAAGGCCGCACAGTAGACTTTAAGAACACTTTGTTAATTTTGACCTCTAACATTGGTTCTAAGGTAATTGAGAAAGGTGGTAGCGGTATTGGTTTCGAGTTTGCTGAGGATCAAACTGAGTCTCAATACAACCGGATTCGTTCTTTGGTAAATGAGGAATTGAAGCAATACTTCCGTCCTGAGTTCTTGAACAGGTTAGATGAGATTATCGTCTTCCGTCAGTTGAACAAGGCTGAAGTTACCGAAATCGCCGAAATTATGCTCAAGGAAGTGTTTGGTCGCTTGACTGAGAAGGGTATTTCTTTAGAAGTGAGCGATCGCTTTAAAGATAGGTTGATTGAAGAAGGTTATAGTCCTAGCTACGGTGCAAGGCCATTACGTCGGGCAATTATGCGCTTGTTGGAAGATAGTTTAGCGGAAGAAATTCTATCTGGACGGATCAAAGACGGTGATGTTGCTTTTGTTGACGTTGATGAAAATGGTGTTGTTAAAGTTACTGCTCAAGAGCGTCGGGAGTTGTTAACCCCTGTTGTTGAGTCTTAG
- a CDS encoding type II toxin-antitoxin system YafQ family toxin encodes MISVSFSSSFKRAFKKRIKGNVDLEARFWQKLEQFTADPFEPSLRTHKLSGTLKDSWSFSIDYDIRVVFYFTDDGSAVFVDIGSHDEVY; translated from the coding sequence ATGATAAGTGTAAGTTTTAGTTCTTCCTTTAAACGTGCTTTCAAAAAAAGGATTAAAGGTAATGTAGATTTAGAAGCACGCTTTTGGCAAAAGTTAGAGCAGTTTACGGCAGATCCTTTTGAACCAAGTTTAAGAACTCATAAATTATCAGGAACTCTTAAAGATTCCTGGAGTTTTAGCATAGATTATGACATTAGAGTAGTTTTTTACTTTACTGATGATGGAAGTGCTGTATTTGTAGATATTGGTAGTCATGATGAAGTTTACTAG